In Glandiceps talaboti chromosome 14, keGlaTala1.1, whole genome shotgun sequence, a single genomic region encodes these proteins:
- the LOC144445854 gene encoding voltage-gated purine nucleotide uniporter SLC17A9-like, which yields MNGDAVDDEAGDSRPGESLLLDDGNEEEVSVHTDFVFWTRKEEMVWGLAIFLLSALTIGCRNILPVSAVVMSEQFDWDKSETGLVLSSFYWGYPTTQILSGYLSDRFGGDQVATIAGIGWGIQTAIFPFFVYTFDDKPSQLAFLAVIRVIFGMTAAFHYPTIASLTVMKVQEKRRNLFYTTVGTGASLGLITSGSVCSYLLDKYGWQVNFYLFGTLSILWVCLVRIVLMRKKCIQRCTTRRRRSQGEITTKETWKILLRHRAFWAMLIINFCTGYAWHLLFNWLPTFFTEKFPDEKGWVFNVVPWSVAALPCILSGYVADRMISNGISKTTTRKFLQTVASLGYTTALMFVGHMTCFATTLTAITYAFCMDGIGNAGAYANTQDLAPTHAGAVYGVMNSVGSIPGFLGVYISGHIMDYFNSWSIVFSITGSISFIGWIVFVIFGTGERIV from the exons ATGAACGGGGATGCTGTTGATGACGAGGCGGGAGACAGCCGTCCAGGGGAAAGTTTGCTACTTGACGATGGTAATGAAGAGGAAGTGTCTGTACATACAGATTTTGTATTCTGGACAAG AAAGGAGGAAATGGTATGGGGATTGGCGATATTTCTTTTAAGTGCCCTGACTATCGGCTGTAGAAATATTCTACCGGTTAGTGCTGTCGTCATGTCCGAGCAGTTTGACTGGGACAAGTCTGAAACG GGTTTAGTGTTATCTAGCTTTTATTGGGGATACCCTACAACACAGATATTATCAGGATATCTAAGTGATCGATTTGGTGGTGACCAGGTAGCTACTATAGCTGGTATTGGATGGGGTATACAGACAGCCATATTTCCATTCTTTGTTTATACATTTGATGATAAACCGTCACAACTAGCATTCCTTGCAGTAATTAGAGTCATATTTGGTATGACTGCAG CATTTCATTATCCAACCATTGCCAGTCTAACGGTTATGAAAGTACAGGAGAAGAGGCGAAATTTGTTCTACACAACAGTAGGGACTGGGGCATCACTAGG ACTAATAACAAGTGGAAGTGTATGTTCGTACCTTTTAGACAAATATGGCTGGCAAGTCAATTTTTATCTTTTTGGGACATTGTCGATTCTTTGGGTTTGTTTAGTAAGGATAGTTCTTATgagaaagaaatgcatacagCGATGTACAACAAGAAGGAGGAGGTCTCAGGGTGAAATAACAACCAAGGAAACTTGGAAAATATTGCTCCGACATCGAGCATTCTG GGCGATGCTCATTATCAATTTTTGTACTGGTTATGCCTGGCATTTACTATTTAACTGGCTACCAACTTTTTTTACTGAAAAATTTCCCGATGAAAAG GGCTGGGTGTTTAACGTTGTACCTTGGTCGGTTGCTGCTCTACCTTGCATACTTAGTGGTTATGTCGCCGATCGAATGATATCAAACGGAATTAGTAAAACCACAACGAGAAAATTTCTACAG ACAGTGGCTTCTTTGGGTTATACCACAGCACTGATGTTTGTTGGACACATGACATGCTTTGCTACAACGTTAACAGCAATCACATACGCCTTTTGTATGGACGGCATAGGTAATGCTGGGGCATATGCAAACACTCAAGACTTGGCACCGACTCATGCTGGCGCAGTGTACG GAGTTATGAATTCAGTCGGTTCAATACCAGGATTTCTTGGTGTCTACATCAGTGGTCATATAATGGACTATTTCAACAGTTGGAGCATTGTCTTCAGTATAACCGGTTCTATATCATTTATTGGATGGATAGTCTTTGTGATTTTTGGAACTGGAGAGAGAATTGTATAA